The sequence below is a genomic window from Cryptococcus neoformans var. neoformans B-3501A chromosome 8, whole genome shotgun sequence.
CACGAAAGCAGTTCGGTAGGCAAGCTCCTTCTTGGTATACCAAGTCGAAAGTAAAAACAAGGCTCCAGGGAAGTATGGGCTTTCAGTGAAACCGAGTAAAATACGAACTGCAAGGAGTTGGTGGTAATTCTGGACAAAACCGGTGCACAATGAAACAATCGCCCTTTAAAAACTTTTGTCAACGCCGGCGTTTGATCATATtacaaacaaaaaaaaaaatactTACCAGACCATGACACAGACTGATAGGTAGATAGAAGGTCGGGTCTTTGAAAGGATCAAGTTTGAGGGGATCTGGCCAAGAATATAGCCAACGAAGAGCAAACTGATTGCAGAGTTAAACTGTGTGCCAACCATGCCCAGGCTTTTCTCAATACCCTGCACACGAGCCGAAGCAAGTGCGTTTCGGTCAAGGTAATTGAGGATAAGAAGAACGAATaaagttggaagaagggtgaagTCAATCTAACACAGTATGGAGATTAGTATTACATCTTCAATTaatggaagaaaaaaaatcgaCCTACCTTGCGCAAGAGTTTTCTCTCCTCGATAGCCAAGTCCTCAGGGGGCATCGAGCGGAGTAGCTCAATCTCAGCAGCGAGAGGACCATCCTGAACAGGAATATTCCCGCCAGTTTTATCCTCAACATGCTCTACCGTCTCCTTGATATCCACATCACCGTATAGCTCCTTATCGGTGACGGCATCAGAGGGAATGATCACCCCGTCTCGAGGAGTAGAAGCCATGACGACTGTTGTCCGATATTTGGTTCTTGGTCGAGTTAAAgtcaagagaaagaaaagattgAAATGCCTTGGAAATAATCAAAGGGCTGATAAAGTAGTGAGAGGCAGTTATTCAAAGTGAAAAGGTTGGAAGAGTAGACCATGAGTAGCAGGAATCGGCGCACTTTAAATATTCCAAGGAGAAAAGCGATATTGGGTTGGACTGAGAGGCGAATGAGACGAGCTGGGATGGACTTTCTCCTGGACTTTGTTATGGGTTCTCCGCAAACCCCGCGGTTCCCCGCAACCTTAATCctgaaggaaaaaagaggaggatgccAAGTACGTAGACGGAATGGGGCAATTCAGGACGATCAATTGATCACATGGGCGACATAGTCTGTTGGGTAGACACTATGCAAATACGAATTTTCAATGGGTGTGTCCTTCGTTTGGAAGCACTTACAGGCAAGCCGgaaaacgaagaagaagcagcggACAAAGTCACAGAGAAACTgcgagagagaagaataaAAGTACCGGAGTTGCTGACTTTGTTCAACGGAGAATCTCGGAAGCAAAAACAAGAGGCCGTTACCCTCCATAATTATGAGGGAAATTCCGCAATCTGCAACTTGCAGATTGACCCAAAGGGAAGATGCAAGCATAAACCAGTGCTTCTAACCCTGGACCCCGACCTTTTGCAATGCCTTGGACTtattccttcctcttgcaTGAGCCGGATGGTTACGTAATATCCCCCCTTCCCGGAGAATAATGGCAGGCATGCGGACTTGGGCATTTCCAGCAGCCGGAGTTATTCTCCGTCCTCCGCTTTCACCTCACGACTCACGGTCAAGCCTTGCTGATCATGCTTGCTTTACCGGCGCATTTGCATTTTCGGAGCTTCAGTGACCGAAGTCGGAGCAATGGTACGTCGTTGGCAACGACACTCATCCGTTATCCCGGCAGCAGAGGATATATAGCCACGCCTGCACCTGCCATGTTTCCCTCAAACTTCATCGATTTTCGTTGCCTTTACTCCATCAACAAATCCGCATATCCATAACAATGTCACCTGTTCGAGTTCCTTCTCACGGCGATGGCTGGGCTTCTACTCCCCAAACCAAGCAAGTGTACTATATCGCTTCCATTCCTGCCGACGGTATTGGACCAGAGGTCGTCGAAGCCGCTATCACTGTGCTCAAGGCCATCGCGAAGAAACGAGGAACTTTCCAGCTCGACTTCACCAACTTTGACTGGTCTTCTGAGACTTACAAGAAGACTGGGAGATATGTACCGGATAATCATCTCGACATCCTCCGCAAGTTTGATGCCATCCTGTGagtcgtcttctccttggaGTACCACTGAGATGCTGATTAAAGGTGTCAGTTTCGGTGCTGTCGGCGCTCCCGATGTCCCTGACCACATCTCTCTTTGGGGTCTCCGACTAGCTATCTGCCAGCCTTTGCAGCAGTACGCCAATGTCCGGTGAGTTGATTGTAGCGATATTTCAAGAACTAGCACTGATAAATCCTGGCATCTCCGTAGACGAACTCGCGTTCTTCCCGGTACCGAGTCACCCCTCCGCAACTGCAAGCCTGGTCAGCTTGACTGGGTAATTGTCCGAGAGAACTCAGAGGGCGAGTACGCCGGTCATGGTGGGAGATCCCACAATGGCTACAACCATGAAGTTGCTACCGGTATGCACTTTTCGCAAATTGCACAGTTTGAGCCTGACAATTTGATCTGAACAGaaatctccatcttcactcGTGTCGGGGTCGAGCGAATCGCACGATTTGCTTTCCAGCTCGCTCAATCTCGACCTCGCAAGAAGCTCACCTATGTCACCAAGTCCAATGCCCAACGAAATGGAATGGTTATGTGGGATGAAGTGGTCAATGAGGTTGCAAAGGAGTTCCCTGACGTTGAGCTTGACCACATGCTGGGTAAGCAGGCATCCTCACATTCAGTACCCGGTAAATAAACATTGCTGACTCTACTTCTCATTGATTAGTCGACGCTATGACTGTCCGAATGGTTCTTCACCCTGAGTCGCTCGACACCATTGTAGCCACCAACCTTCACGCCGACATTCTTTCCGACCTTGCAGCGGCTCTTGCTGGATCCATCGGTATCGCTCCCACCGCCAACCTCGACCCCTCTCGTCAAAATCCATCAAGTAAGTCACCACGTTCTTATCATAAACGTCACATTACTAACCAGGGACTCCGTACAGTGTTCGAGCCTATCCACGGGTCTGCTTTCGATATCACAGGCAAGGGAATCGCCAACCCTGTCGCAACCTTCTGGACAGCAGTGGAAATGCTCGAATGGTTGGGTGAGAAAGAAGCAGGGCAGCAACTCATGGAGGCTGTCGAAGCTGTATGTGTTGACGGGATCAAGACGAAGGACTTGGGGGGATCAGCTACCACGAAGGAAGTTACAGATGCTGTTGTCAAGAGGATTTTGCAAGGGTAAAGTAACTACTGTAGTTGTTTGAGGATTTCTTTATTTTTCGGATGTATTATGTTCACAAAATTAAGATATAAATCGTTCTCGTGGGCCCGTATGTAAACCGGTTTAGTTGTTGACCGGTTTAAGGTGCCAAATGGTGCGGACAATATGAACTCCCGTCCGCTATGACCCTGTTATCACAGCTCACAGCCATAATAACCAATCTTTAGATGTCGTGCCCACCTGTCAGTCATTCGCATTCCATCAAATCATAAATAGAATCAAACAAATGTCGCAACGGTGGGGATAAGGTAGTAAGGGATAGTAACTTCC
It includes:
- a CDS encoding hypothetical protein (HMMPfam hit to Iso_dh, Isocitrate/isopropylmalate dehydrogenase, score: 352.3, E(): 6.3e-103) translates to MSPVRVPSHGDGWASTPQTKQVYYIASIPADGIGPEVVEAAITVLKAIAKKRGTFQLDFTNFDWSSETYKKTGRYVPDNHLDILRKFDAILFGAVGAPDVPDHISLWGLRLAICQPLQQYANVRRTRVLPGTESPLRNCKPGQLDWVIVRENSEGEYAGHGGRSHNGYNHEVATEISIFTRVGVERIARFAFQLAQSRPRKKLTYVTKSNAQRNGMVMWDEVVNEVAKEFPDVELDHMLVDAMTVRMVLHPESLDTIVATNLHADILSDLAAALAGSIGIAPTANLDPSRQNPSMFEPIHGSAFDITGKGIANPVATFWTAVEMLEWLGEKEAGQQLMEAVEAVCVDGIKTKDLGGSATTKEVTDAVVKRILQG